One Loxodonta africana isolate mLoxAfr1 chromosome 4, mLoxAfr1.hap2, whole genome shotgun sequence genomic region harbors:
- the SMARCD1 gene encoding SWI/SNF-related matrix-associated actin-dependent regulator of chromatin subfamily D member 1 isoform X1, with the protein MAARAGFQSVAPSGGAGASGGAGAAATLGPGGTPGPPVRMGPAPGQGLYRSPMPGAAYPRPGMLPGSRMTPQGPSMGPPGYGGNPSVRPGLAQSGMDQSRKRPAPQQIQQVQQQAVQNRNHNAKKKKMADKILPQRIRELVPESQAYMDLLAFERKLDQTIMRKRLDIQEALKRPIKQKRKLRIFISNTFNPAKSDAEDGEGTVASWELRVEGRLLEDSALSKYDATKQKRKFSSFFKSLVIELDKDLYGPDNHLVEWHRTATTQETDGFQVKRPGDVNVRCTVLLMLDYQPPQFKLDPRLARLLGIHTQTRPVIIQALWQYIKTHKLQDPHEREFVICDKYLQQIFESQRMKFSEIPQRLHALLMPPEPIIINHVISVDPNDQKKTACYDIDVEVDDTLKTQMNSFLLSTASQQEIATLDNKIHETIETINQLKTQREFMLSFARDPQGFINDWLQSQCRDLKTMTDVVGNPEEERRAEFYFQPWAQEAVCRYFYSKVQQRRQELEQALGIRNT; encoded by the exons ATGGCGGCCCGGGCGGGTTTCCAGTCGGTGGCCCCGAGCGGCGGCGCCGGAGCCTCAGGAGGGGCGGGCGCGGCGGCCACCCTGGGCCCGGGTGGGACTCCGGGGCCCCCAGTGCGAATGGGCCCGGCGCCGGGTCAAGGGCTGTACCGCTCCCCGATGCCCGGAGCGGCCTATCCG AGACCAGGTATGCTGCCAGGCAGCCGAATGACACCTCAGGGACCTTCCATGGGACCTCCTGGCTATGGGGGGAACCCTTCAGTCCGACCTGGCCTGGCCCAGTCAGGGATGGATCAGTCCCGCAAGAGACCTGCGCCTCAGCAGATCCAGCAGGTCCAGCAACAGGCAGTCCAAAATCGAAACCACAA tgcaaagaaaaagaagatggctgacaaaattctacctcaaagg ATTCGTGAACTGGTACCAGAATCTCAGGCCTATATGGATCTCTTGGCTTTTGAAAGGAAGCTGGATCAGACTATCATGAGGAAACGGCTAGATATCCAGGAGGCCTTGAAACGTCCCATCAAG CAAAAACGGAAGCTgcgaattttcatttctaacactTTCAATCCGGCTAAGTCAGATGCCGAGGATGGGGAAGGGACGGTGGCTTCCTGGGAGCTTCGGGTAGAAGGACGGCTCCTGGAGGAT TCAGCCTTGTCCAAATATGATGCCACCAAACAAAAGAGAAagttctcttccttttttaaatccCTCGTGATTGAACTGGACAAAGACCTGTATGGGCCAGACAACCATCTGGTAGAA TGGCACAGGACCGCCACTACGCAGGAGACTGATGGCTTCCAGGTGAAGCGGCCAGGCGATGTGAATGTACGGTGTACTGTCCTGCTGATGCTGGATTACCAG CCTCCCCAGTTTAAATTAGACCCTCGCCTGGCTCGGCTCCTGGGCATCCACACCCAGACCCGTCCAGTGATAATCCAAGCACTGTGGCAATACATTAAAACACATAAGCTCCAGGACCCTCACGAGCGGGAGTTTGTCATCTGTGACAAGTACCTCCAGCAG ATCTTTGAGTCTCAACGTATGAAATTTTCAGAGATCCCCCAACGGCTCCATGCCTTGCTTATGCCACCAGAACCCATCATCATTAATCATGTCATCAG TGTTGACCCTAATGATCAGAAAAAGACTGCTTGTTATGACATTGACGTGGAAGTGGATGATACCTTGAAGACGCAGATGAATTCATTCCTGCTGTCCACCGCCAGCCAGCAGGAGATTGCTACTCTAGACAACAAG ATTCATGAGACGATAGAAACTATCAATCAGCTGAAGACCCAGCGGGAGTTCATGCTGAGCTTTGCCAGAGACCCTCAGGGTTTCATCAATGATTGGCTCCAGtcccagtgcagggacctcaag